ttaatcaccGCCTTGTGCACGGAGAAAAacatccccctttttatggTCGAAAATGACAGCAAGGATTTAGGCCAGTGGGTTGGCTTGTTCAAATTAGACAAGGAGGGGAATGCCAGGAAGATTATCGGCGCGAGTTCCGTCTCCATCATTGACTTTGGCGAGGAATCAGCTGAGCGAGACTATTTAATGCAGCAGCAGAACCAGCCCGCCGCGGCTGCTTAAGTtaagggggtgaagaagcgtgtcatgcccctccccctttcgttctgcttctttttttttgcgcttccaACGAATGCGTGCCGCATTTTGTGTACCACCGCGCGTGCTTTTTTATAAGGCAGAGGATAGTAGCACCCGGCTgggtaacttttttttttttttttttttaaccctgCACCGATACGTTTAAATGTGACGCGCGCCATTAGTGCTGTCATCAGTGGCGCCATCATTGCCGCCGCGCTGCACACAGATAAAGAAACGAACcagcggaaaaggaaaaacttttttttgcaacaacGTTTAACCAAATAAAAGGGAGTCACTTTTGACAACGGGGGGCTCTCCCCCAAGGCGGCCATTCGACAGAGCGGCTTGCCACCACTGCAATTGTGCGAAGATGGAAAGATGCAAAACTGCAGCTCTACCCACCTCGTA
Above is a window of Plasmodium vivax chromosome 8, whole genome shotgun sequence DNA encoding:
- a CDS encoding 40S ribosomal protein S12, putative (encoded by transcript PVX_119475A) produces the protein MTDVESVDNNVVVEEKTVFDHTTAIQKVLKNALVHDGLKIGIREVIKSIESKEAKACFLSDVCSEPAYKKLITALCTEKNIPLFMVENDSKDLGQWVGLFKLDKEGNARKIIGASSVSIIDFGEESAERDYLMQQQNQPAAAA